The following proteins are encoded in a genomic region of Liolophura sinensis isolate JHLJ2023 chromosome 7, CUHK_Ljap_v2, whole genome shotgun sequence:
- the LOC135470857 gene encoding putative defense protein 3 produces the protein MAVYRITALLAIVGCFTLVKTHPNGAPVEACMTMTPDATGHGAGKQTSASNYTVTTSNSTYTPGGMITVTLSSSDNTNFTGVFVQARLKDGQNTNAQGTFMLNNEESQLKLIECNGVAGSAVTHNSSIGKLNKTVIWKAPDTDVGDVQFIATFVKDIATFWVGIMSDVGSRAGQTPTTTDDGSSTPQIPTTTSGGSTVLDPE, from the exons ATGGCTGTTTACCGTATTACTGCGTTACTGGCTATAGTCGGATGTTTCACTCTTGTGAAGACGCATCCTAATGGAGCTCCTGTAGAAGCATGTATGACAATGACCCCTGATGCAACGGGTCATGGCGCGGGGAAGCAGACATCAGCTTCTAATTACACTGTTACCACCAGCAATTCTACCTACACCCCGGGTGGCATGATTACAG TGACGTTATCCAGTTCTGACAACACAAACTTCACAGGTGTTTTTGTTCAGGCCCGTCTGAAAGATGGGCAAAATACCAACGCGCAAGGAACATTCATGTTGAATAATGAGGAAAGCCAGTTAAAGCTCATCGAATGTAATGGAGTGGCAGGG AGCGCCGTCACGCACAATTCTAGTATCGGCAAATTAAATAAAACCGTTATCTGGAAGGCCCCTGATACGGATGTTGGCGATGTGCAGTTCAT agcaaCATTTGTCAAGGACATAGCAACATTCTGGGTAGGCATCATGTCAGATGTTGGATCCCGCGCTGGTCAGACCCCAACGACTACCGATGACGGATCCAGCACTCCTCAAATCCCTACCACTACCAGTGGTGGATCCACTGTC tTGGACCCCGAATGA